One Nocardioides dongkuii genomic window, GTGTGGAACGCGCGGTTGGTCAGCGCGTTGAGGAACCCGTTGCCGGCGCGGCGCACCGGGGTGATGTCGGCGCTCCCGCCGCCGGCGCGGAACCGGGTGCCCTTGGCGAAGTCGGCGCCGTCGACGAGTGCCTGGACGAAGCGCGGGATCTCGGCCGGGTCGGCGCTGCCGTCGGCGTCGAACATCACGATGACGTCCCCGGTGACCTGCGCGAACCCTGCGGCGAGCGCGTTGCCCTTGCCGCGGCGTACCTGCTCGACGACGACGATGTCGGGCATCAGCTCGAGGGCGGTGCCGATGGTGCCGTCGACCGAGCCGCCGTCCACGAGGATCACCTCGTGGGCCGCCGGCAGCTGGGGAAGCACCCGCGCCAGGTTGCGTGCCTCGTTGAGCGCAGGGACCACGATGCTGATCCGTGGTTCCTTCGGTCGGCGCGGATGTGCCGTCATCAGATTCTGTCCCCCCTTGTGGATGGGAGGACGGATGTCCCGACCCCCCGGTCGCACCTGGCGGGCCCCGAGGGGCCCTCCAGTACAGCTGGGCCAACGATGACCGACCCACCTTGGTTATGCCCGACCACGGGGGGATCACACCCCGACAGGGGTGGTACTGGTCACCAGGAGGGCCCGGCGGGCCCGTCGGGCGCCCGGCCCGGCCGGGTCAGCGGGTGAGCAGCGGGTCGAGCGCGACCGCGACGAACAGCAGCGAGAGGTACAGGTTCGAGTGGTGGAACAGCCGCATCGGCTGGATCACCGACAGGTCCTCGGTGTCACGGGCGCGACCCCACATGCGGTGCGCCTCGACCAGGAAGACGGCCCCCAGGACGAGCGCCGCGACCGGGTAGACCAGCCCGGTCTCGGCGACCGGCCACAGCAGCAGGGAGGTCGCGACCATCACCCAGCTGTAGAGCACGATCTGGCGGGCGACCTGCCGGGCCGGCACCACGACCGGCAGCATCGGGACGTCGACGTTGGCGTAGTCCTCGCGGTAGCGGAGCGCCAGCGCCCAGGTGTGCGGCGGGGTCCAGAAGAAGACCACGGCGAAGAGGATGATCGGCACCCAGGACAGCTCGCCCGTGACGGCCGTCCAGCCGATCAGCGCCGGGAAGCACCCGGCCAGCCCGCCCCAGACGATGTTCTGGGTCGTCCGCCGCTTGAGCAGCATCGTGTAGACGAAGACGTAGAACGCGTTGGCGGCGACCGCGAGCGCGGCGGAGAGCGCGTTGACCCAGACCGCCAGGACCACCGTCGAGAGCACGCCCAGCACGACGCCGAACAGCAGCGCCGAGCGCGGGGAGACGATGTGCCGCGGCAGGGCGCGCCGCCGGGTGCGGCGCATCTGCTCGTCGATGTCGCGGTCGTAGACGCAGTTGAAGACCGACGCCGAGCCGGCCGACAACGTGCCGCCGACGACCGTGGCCGCGACCAGGCCGAGCGGGGGGATCCCCCGGTCGGCGAAGAACATCACCGGCACGGTGGTGAGCAGCAGCAGCTCGATGACCCGCGGCTTGGTGAGCCCGACGTACGCCGCGACGACGTCGCGCAGCCCTACCTTGTCGGTCGGGTCTTCCGGGTCACGCTGCGGAGCAGCGGAGGCCGACTGGCCGACGTACGTCACGGAGTTCCTCGCGGGATCTGGGGAGCGTGGAGCGCATGTGAGTCTAGCCCGCGGGTTGAGTAGGCTCGGAGGTGCCCGACCCCCTCCGAGAGGATCCCCGTGAGCACTGCTGCTGGTCTGGACTGGAACGAGCTCGACGACAAGGCGGTGGACACGGCCCGGGTGCTGGCGATGGACGCCGTGCAGAAGGTCGGCAACGGCCACCCCGGCACCGCGATGAGCCTCGCGCCCGCGGCGTACCTCCTCTTCCAGAAGGTGATGCGCCACAACCCGGCCGACCCGCACTGGCACGGCCGCGACCGGTTCGTGCTCTCCGCCGGGCACAGCTCGATCACGCTGTACGTGCAGCTGTTCCTGGGCGGCTGGGGGCTGGAGATGGACGACCTCCGCGCCCTGCGCACCTGGGGCAGCAAGACCCCGGGCCACCCCGAGCACGGCCACACCGCCGGCGTCGAGACCACGACCGGTCCCCTGGGCCAGGGCGTCGGCAACGCGATCGGCATGGCGATGGCCGCCCGCCGCGAGCGCGGCCTGCTCGACCCGTCGGCCGCCGAGGGCGACTCGGTCTTCGACCACCACGTCTACGCGATCTGCAGCGACGGCGACCTGCAGGAGGGCGTGAGCGCCGAGGCGTCCTCGATCGCCGGCACCCAGCAGCTCGGCAACCTCACGCTCGTCTACGACGCCAACCGGATCTCCATCGAGGGCGACACCGACATCGCGTTCACCGAGGACGTCGCGAAGCGGTACGAGGCGTACGGCTGGCACGTGCAGACCGTCGACTGGACCCACGACGGCACCGGCTACACCGAGGACGTCCCGGCCCTGCACGCCGCGCTCGCCGCGGCCCGCGAGGTCACCGACCAGCCGAGCCTGGTCGTGCTGCGCACCGTCATCGCCTGGCCCGCCCCGAACGCCCAGGGCACCGGCAAGTCCCACGGCTCCGCCCTCGGCGAGGAGGAGGTCGCGGCCACCAAGGAGATCCTCGGCTTCGACCCCGCCCAGCACTTCACGGTGGCCGACGACGTCCTGACCGCCACCAGGTCGCTGGTGGAGCGGGGCAAGCAGCAGCAGGCCGAGTGGGAGGAGCGGTTCGCCGCGTGGCGTGCCGCCGCCTCGCCCGAGGTGATCGCGACCTGGGAGCGGATGCAGACCCGCGCGCTGCCCGACGACCTCGACGCCGTGCTGCCCAGCTACGACGCCGACCCCAAGGGCGTCGCCACCCGCAAGGCCTCCGGCGCGGTCATCAACGCCGTCGCGGGCGTCATGCCCGAGCTGTGGGGCGGCTCCGCCGACCTCGCGGAGTCCAACAACACGACCATCGAGGGCGCCAAGTCCTTCGCCCCGAAGGTCCGCTCCACCGACCAGTGGGACGGCGACCCGCTCGAGGGCCGGGTGCTGCACTTCGGCATCCGCGAGCACGGCATGGGCGCGATCCTCAACGGCATCGCCCTGCACGGCGGCACCCGCGTCTTCGGCGGCACCTTCCTCACCTTCTCCGACTACATGCGCGGATCCGTGCGGCTGGCGGCGCTGATGGGCCTGCCGGTCACCTACGTGTGGACCCACGACTCCATCGGGCTCGGCGAGGACGGCCCGACCCACCAGCCGATCGAGCACCTCGCCGCGCTCCGCGCCATCCCGGGCCTCGACGTCGTCCGACCGGCGGACGCCAACGAGACCGCGGCGGCCTGGAAGGCGGTGCTGAGCAACACTGACCGGCCCGCCGGTATCGCGCTGACCCGCCAGAACGTCCCGGTCTTCCCGCGCGGCGAGGACGGCTTCTCCGACACCTCGAACGTGCACCGCGGCGGCTACGTCCTCCTCGACACCGACGGCGGGCTGCCCGACGTCATCCTGATCGGCACGGGCTCCGAGGTGCAGGTGGCCGTGGCCGCGCGCGAGCTGCTCGCCGCCGACGGCATCCGGGCGCGCGTGGTCTCGATGCCGTGCCGGGAGTGGTTCGACGAGCAGGAGCCGGCGTACCGCGAGACGGTGCTCCCGCCGACCGTGAAGGCGCGCGTCTCGGTCGAGGCCGGCGTGGCGCAGGGCTGGCGCGAGATCGTCGGCGACCGCGGCCGGATCGTCTCCATCGACACCTACGGCGCCTCGGCGGACTACCAGCGGATCTACCAGGAGTACGGCATCACCGGCGAGGCCGTGGCCGACGCCGCGCGCGACAGCATCCGGGTCTCGACCGACTGAGGTCGGGGTACCCCACCAGGGTCCGGTCCCGGGCCCACCGTCTCGACCCCAGGAGGAACCATGACTGACCGCTTGAAGGCGCTCGCCGACGCGGGCGTGTCCATCTGGCTCGACGACCTCTCGCGCGAGCGCATCGAGACCGGCAACCTCGCCGACCTCGTCAAGGAGAAGTCGGTGGTCGGCGTCACGACCAACCCCACGATCTTCGCGAGCGCCATCGCCAACGGAGAGCGGTACGACGACCAGGTGCGCAAGCTGGTCGCCGACGGCCGGCCGGTCGAGGAGGTCGTCTTCGAGCTGACCACCGAGGACGTCCGCAACGCCTGCGACGTCTTCGCCCCCGTGGCCGAGCAGACGGCGCACGACGGCCGGGTGTCGATCGAGGTCGAGCCCGACCTCGCCAACGACACCGACGGCACCCTGGCCTCGGCCCGGGCCCTGTGGGCGGCCGTGGACCGCCCCAACGCGCTGATCAAGATCCCCGCGACCAAGGAGGGCCTGCCGGCCATCACCGCCGCCGTCGCCGAGGGCATCAGCGTCAACGTGACGCTCATCTTCGGCGAGGAGCGCTACCGCGAGGTGCTGGACGCCTACCTGTCCGGCCTCGAGCAGGCGCGGGCCGCCGGGCACGACCTGTCCACGATCCGCTCGGTCGCCTCGTTCTTCATCTCCCGCGTCGACGGCGAGGTCGACAAGCGCCTCGACGCGATCGGGAGCGACGAGGCGCTGGCGCTGCGCGGCCAGGCGGCCGTCGCCAACGCCCGGGTCGCGTACGGCGCGTTCCAGGAGGTCCTGGCCAGCGACCGGTGGCGCTCGCTCGCCGAGGCCGGGGCCAACCCGCAGCGTCCCCTGTGGGCCTCCACCGGCGTGAAGAACCCCGACTACGACGACACCCTCTACGTCGCCGAGCTGGTCGTCGCCGACACCGTCAACACGATGCCGGAGAAGACCCTCGAGGCGTTCGCCGACCACGGCGAGGTGCGCGGCGACCGGGTCTCCGGCCAGGCCGACGAGGCGCGGGCGCTGCTGGAGCGGCTGACCGCCATCGGGGTCGACTTCCCCGACGTGCTGGTCACCCTCGAGCACGAGGGCGTCGACAAGTTCAAGAAGTCCTGGATCGAGCTCGTCGAGACCGTCGAGGGCCAGATGGAGAAGGTCGGGAAGTGACCGACGCGCCCGTGGACCCGACGTCGACCCCCTCCTGGTCGCGCCTGGCGACCCGGGCGGAGGGGTTCGACCCCGACCTGCGCGGCTGGTTCGCCTCCGACCCCGACCGGGCCGCCCG contains:
- a CDS encoding glycosyltransferase family 2 protein gives rise to the protein MTAHPRRPKEPRISIVVPALNEARNLARVLPQLPAAHEVILVDGGSVDGTIGTALELMPDIVVVEQVRRGKGNALAAGFAQVTGDVIVMFDADGSADPAEIPRFVQALVDGADFAKGTRFRAGGGSADITPVRRAGNGFLNALTNRAFHTAFTDLCYGYNAFWADQLPLLDLPDHDEPGPAGGAMRWGDGFEIETLINCRFAASGARITEVPSVERLRIFGESNLHAVKDGLRVLRTVHTEHRRARRRVQEALQRPVSRPQHTVERPRISVAS
- a CDS encoding heme o synthase, which encodes MTYVGQSASAAPQRDPEDPTDKVGLRDVVAAYVGLTKPRVIELLLLTTVPVMFFADRGIPPLGLVAATVVGGTLSAGSASVFNCVYDRDIDEQMRRTRRRALPRHIVSPRSALLFGVVLGVLSTVVLAVWVNALSAALAVAANAFYVFVYTMLLKRRTTQNIVWGGLAGCFPALIGWTAVTGELSWVPIILFAVVFFWTPPHTWALALRYREDYANVDVPMLPVVVPARQVARQIVLYSWVMVATSLLLWPVAETGLVYPVAALVLGAVFLVEAHRMWGRARDTEDLSVIQPMRLFHHSNLYLSLLFVAVALDPLLTR
- the tkt gene encoding transketolase, producing the protein MDAVQKVGNGHPGTAMSLAPAAYLLFQKVMRHNPADPHWHGRDRFVLSAGHSSITLYVQLFLGGWGLEMDDLRALRTWGSKTPGHPEHGHTAGVETTTGPLGQGVGNAIGMAMAARRERGLLDPSAAEGDSVFDHHVYAICSDGDLQEGVSAEASSIAGTQQLGNLTLVYDANRISIEGDTDIAFTEDVAKRYEAYGWHVQTVDWTHDGTGYTEDVPALHAALAAAREVTDQPSLVVLRTVIAWPAPNAQGTGKSHGSALGEEEVAATKEILGFDPAQHFTVADDVLTATRSLVERGKQQQAEWEERFAAWRAAASPEVIATWERMQTRALPDDLDAVLPSYDADPKGVATRKASGAVINAVAGVMPELWGGSADLAESNNTTIEGAKSFAPKVRSTDQWDGDPLEGRVLHFGIREHGMGAILNGIALHGGTRVFGGTFLTFSDYMRGSVRLAALMGLPVTYVWTHDSIGLGEDGPTHQPIEHLAALRAIPGLDVVRPADANETAAAWKAVLSNTDRPAGIALTRQNVPVFPRGEDGFSDTSNVHRGGYVLLDTDGGLPDVILIGTGSEVQVAVAARELLAADGIRARVVSMPCREWFDEQEPAYRETVLPPTVKARVSVEAGVAQGWREIVGDRGRIVSIDTYGASADYQRIYQEYGITGEAVADAARDSIRVSTD
- the tal gene encoding transaldolase, which codes for MTDRLKALADAGVSIWLDDLSRERIETGNLADLVKEKSVVGVTTNPTIFASAIANGERYDDQVRKLVADGRPVEEVVFELTTEDVRNACDVFAPVAEQTAHDGRVSIEVEPDLANDTDGTLASARALWAAVDRPNALIKIPATKEGLPAITAAVAEGISVNVTLIFGEERYREVLDAYLSGLEQARAAGHDLSTIRSVASFFISRVDGEVDKRLDAIGSDEALALRGQAAVANARVAYGAFQEVLASDRWRSLAEAGANPQRPLWASTGVKNPDYDDTLYVAELVVADTVNTMPEKTLEAFADHGEVRGDRVSGQADEARALLERLTAIGVDFPDVLVTLEHEGVDKFKKSWIELVETVEGQMEKVGK